The Deltaproteobacteria bacterium DNA window CATGTTACTGGAAATCGCAATGGAAGAACCATCGGGAGACCAAGCTGGAGTAAGATTAGAAGAATTGTTGAAAGTGACACGCTTGGCTTTTCCTTTTCCATCCGTATTGACAATAAAAATCTCTGGCCAGTATTTGGCATAAGAAGTGAAAGCAATTTGTCTTCCATCTTTCGACCAATCGGGGGAAACATTAATGGAATTATTGTCTGTTAATTGAACGCGGTTTTCGCCATCAATGTCCATCACAGTGATTTGTCGTTTCCCCACAGGCCCACAGGCAGCCACGATCTTGGTGGAGAAAATCCCTTTTTCTCCAGTGAGGGCCAACAGGATTTCGTCCATAAATCGATGGACCGCAGCCCTGTAACTTTTCTTTTCTACTTTGTATTCTTTCCCCACGAGCATCTCGGAAGTATTGGGATCAAACAACCTCCACTGAAAGGTAAGATTTTTTCCGTCGATTTCCAGGCCTGCTTTTACTAGGGCCTGGGCCCCTATACCAGACCATTGTTTGAAATTAATCTGTTCTTTCGTGAGTCCTGTTTCTTGAGGATAATTCGATTTGCTCAGCACTTCAAAATAACCCGCAATTTTTAAATCGTTTTTCAAAATCTCCGCAACTCTTGAGGAAAAATTATCTTTGTCTTTCCCTTTAGTAATTTGCAAATCGGGTACCGCAATGGGAAATTTATGTTCGGCGCTGGGTTGATCCAAAATAATGTAGATGTGTTTTTGAGTGATTTGGATGTCCCCTCCGGCAGAAGTTCCTGGCGTCGATTCTGGGGTTTGAGCTGAGAGAGGGATCGAAATTAAACTCAGCAAGAGTAGTTTTGGAATTATTTTTTTCATAAATCACCCAGGATTTGTTTAGGAGATAACACTAGAATATCCTTAATTTTTCTAAAATCTTTATCGAGAGTTACCAAAGTCAGACTTTTCTTCTTGGCTATGTAGTACTGAAGACTATCATCAAAATCGAGTTTAAGTTGAGGACTTAGTTTTAAAATCTCGATTTCTTCTTCCAGGGTTGTTGCGTAAATTTGGATATAGGGATGAAATTGGATATGGGTTAGAAACTCTAGTAGAAGTATATTGCTTTTAGTCCGACCTTCTAAAATGGCCTCGATTGCGTGAATAGAAAATAAGGAAACCCACACATTTTTATCTTGATTGATGGTTTTTATAAGCGCTCTACAAGATTTGCTTTGTTCTTGATCAAGTAGGTGCTCTAAAAAAATGTTTGTATCGAAGAGGTACATTATCTTTTTTTGAGCCTGAAAGCCATATGGGCCAAATCCACAGAGCTAATGTTTGGAAAATCTTTTTTAAGTGCCCCTTGAAGTTTAAGTAAGCCGCGCATTGCTTTTTTTCTTTTCACTTCATTTTCATCGTGGCGCATCATTTGAGTTCTGGCGATATCCCAAGCTTTTTGAATAAGCCACGATACATTGCGTTGCGTTTCTTCCGCGAGTTTTTTTATTTCTAAGGCAGTGTTGTCGGGTAACGAAATACTGATTTTCATGCTACCAGTATGACCAGTAGGAATTTATTGTCAAGCGGCCTTCTCTTTTTTATCTCCCAAATTGCACCACAACTCCTTGGCTGAGGGCAATGGCGCAATTTTGTGGCAAAGGTGGAAAGTTGGTGCTTTGAATCGCTTTTTGAGCGGAGTTGTCCCAGGCTAAATCCCCCGATTTTTGTTTCCAGCTGACCGCGCTCACTTGCCCCGAACTGCTAATGCGAATAGTGGCCACAGGCGGACGTGCGGGTTTTGTTTCGCCTTTCATTTTTGCCCAATTGTTCAAAATTCTTTGTTTCACCTGACCTGCATAAACACTGCATTCCGAATTGGATCCCCCGGCAGTTCCCGCTGCAGTTCCTTGTCCAGTGGTGTTACCGCCACCCGCCTGGGCTTTTTGTTCATTCGCTAAATCGCCAGTAATTTTTGCCAAGGCATTTTGAATTTGATTGTCTTGCCTCACGGTCTTGTTTTTCTCATTTGTCTGGGTATTTTTTTTATTCTCTTCTTTTATTTTTTTTGGGTTCAAAGTCACTATTTCTTTCGGCGTTACTATTTTCTTGGGGGGATGGGCTTCTTTAGGAAGCTGGGGCTGCACTTTTTGCTGAGGCACAGTTTTTATTTCTTCTTTATTCTCTTTGCCCTTCACTTCAGCAACACCGGAAGTTTTTTCAATACTGAGGGGACTGCCCAAATTCACCCAGGTGATTTGGGTCTCGGGAGGCTTGGTTTCCTGATTTTGGGCAGACCAAAAGAAAAATAGAAAAGAAACGAGGACATGCAAGATCAGGGAGAGAATCAGAAAACGGAGGTAAGAGATGTCGGTATTGAGTGTGAAAGTCATTTGGTAAAGCTTACTTCTCTTCTAGCTGTGCTTCTGCTTCAGTAATCATTCCCATTCGTTCGACGCCTGCATTTTTACAGGCTGCCATTACTTGTACGACTGTTCCATAAGGAATTTTTTTATCCGCTCTCAGATAGAGTTCTTTTTTCGCTTTACCCGCAAACACCGTTGAAAGTTTAGCCCCCAGGTTATCCAGGCTAAATGGGGATTTGGTGTCAGTCCCTAGATAGACAGACCCGTTTTTATTGATGGTTAAGATGACGTCTTCTTTGTCAGTTTTGATGGCTTGAGTTGTGGCTTGAGGCAAGTCCACATTTACCCCCTGAGTCATGAGAGGGGCCGTCACCATAAAAATGATCAACAACACCAACATGACGTCCACCAGGGGAGTGATGTTGATTTCGGCCAAGGGAGAATCATAAGCCTGGTTGGAATTCTGAAAAGCCATTTTAGAAGAACTCCTTTTTAATTCTTAATTGAAGATCTTCTCCAAACAAATAAAGGTCTTTGGAAAGTCTGCGCACCTTTGTTTGAAAGTAGTTGTAACCCAATACGGCAGGAATGGCTGCCGCCAGACCCACAGCAGTGGCCACCAAGGCCTCGGAGATAGCGGGTCCTACGGTGGCAAGAGAAGTGTTGCCTGTTTTACCGATGTTCCAAAAGGCCTGTAAAATTCCCCACACGGTTCCAAATAGTCCGACAAAGGGAGAGGAAGAAGCGGTGTTCGCCAAGAAGGGAAGCATGTTTTCCAGGCGCTCCAGACTTTCGTTGGTAGTATTTTGAATAATGCGGTGAATTTTTTCCAAACTGAGGGTCCCCGCAGAGGCCGGGTCTTTGCTCCGAAGCTGGCGGTAACGAATAATTTCAGAGAGGGCTTCGGAAAAAACTTCGTAAAATGGATTTCCTTCTCGGGCG harbors:
- a CDS encoding MotA/TolQ/ExbB proton channel family protein; protein product: MFTFGLLLQAPALENQAGNQESTSNIFHLISASDPIVQITLLILVVFSVISWATILFKFLQVKKARNSGRQFLKMYEQADSLDEVVAKATAREGNPFYEVFSEALSEIIRYRQLRSKDPASAGTLSLEKIHRIIQNTTNESLERLENMLPFLANTASSSPFVGLFGTVWGILQAFWNIGKTGNTSLATVGPAISEALVATAVGLAAAIPAVLGYNYFQTKVRRLSKDLYLFGEDLQLRIKKEFF
- a CDS encoding ribbon-helix-helix protein, CopG family, translated to MKISISLPDNTALEIKKLAEETQRNVSWLIQKAWDIARTQMMRHDENEVKRKKAMRGLLKLQGALKKDFPNISSVDLAHMAFRLKKR
- the tolB gene encoding Tol-Pal system beta propeller repeat protein TolB, yielding MKKIIPKLLLLSLISIPLSAQTPESTPGTSAGGDIQITQKHIYIILDQPSAEHKFPIAVPDLQITKGKDKDNFSSRVAEILKNDLKIAGYFEVLSKSNYPQETGLTKEQINFKQWSGIGAQALVKAGLEIDGKNLTFQWRLFDPNTSEMLVGKEYKVEKKSYRAAVHRFMDEILLALTGEKGIFSTKIVAACGPVGKRQITVMDIDGENRVQLTDNNSINVSPDWSKDGRQIAFTSYAKYWPEIFIVNTDGKGKAKRVTFNNSSNLTPAWSPDGSSIAISSNMMGDPEIFLIDSQGNKIAQITHSKGIDYSPAWSPDGQNLVYASERAGHLHLFTMDKNGGNIKRITFSGAFNDQPDWSPKGDKIAYSLQDGGGFDIYTMNIDGSMVQKVSNGMGSNESPSYSPDGRYIVYTSDRSHKSDIYIMLWEGTNPTAITKSGDCVNPDWSPRLP
- a CDS encoding TonB C-terminal domain-containing protein; protein product: MTFTLNTDISYLRFLILSLILHVLVSFLFFFWSAQNQETKPPETQITWVNLGSPLSIEKTSGVAEVKGKENKEEIKTVPQQKVQPQLPKEAHPPKKIVTPKEIVTLNPKKIKEENKKNTQTNEKNKTVRQDNQIQNALAKITGDLANEQKAQAGGGNTTGQGTAAGTAGGSNSECSVYAGQVKQRILNNWAKMKGETKPARPPVATIRISSSGQVSAVSWKQKSGDLAWDNSAQKAIQSTNFPPLPQNCAIALSQGVVVQFGR
- a CDS encoding type II toxin-antitoxin system VapC family toxin, whose protein sequence is MYLFDTNIFLEHLLDQEQSKSCRALIKTINQDKNVWVSLFSIHAIEAILEGRTKSNILLLEFLTHIQFHPYIQIYATTLEEEIEILKLSPQLKLDFDDSLQYYIAKKKSLTLVTLDKDFRKIKDILVLSPKQILGDL
- the tolR gene encoding protein TolR — protein: MAFQNSNQAYDSPLAEINITPLVDVMLVLLIIFMVTAPLMTQGVNVDLPQATTQAIKTDKEDVILTINKNGSVYLGTDTKSPFSLDNLGAKLSTVFAGKAKKELYLRADKKIPYGTVVQVMAACKNAGVERMGMITEAEAQLEEK